One window of bacterium genomic DNA carries:
- a CDS encoding pyridoxal-phosphate dependent enzyme has product MATSLLALIGNTPLVELTRLDAGPCRLFLKLELANPGGSIKDRIALSMIEAAEAEGRLRPGMRLIEATAGNTGLGLALVGGAKGYASSFVVPDKMSREKVAHLRALGAEVIITRSDVGKGHPEYYQDLAARLAVERPDCWHVDQFANPANPRAHERGTGP; this is encoded by the coding sequence ATGGCCACCAGCTTGCTCGCCCTCATCGGCAACACGCCGCTCGTCGAGCTGACGCGCCTGGACGCCGGCCCCTGCCGCCTCTTCCTCAAGCTGGAGCTGGCCAACCCCGGCGGCTCGATCAAGGACCGCATCGCCCTCTCGATGATCGAGGCCGCCGAAGCCGAGGGACGCCTGCGGCCCGGCATGCGCCTGATCGAGGCGACGGCCGGCAACACCGGCCTGGGGCTCGCGCTCGTGGGCGGTGCCAAGGGCTACGCGAGCAGCTTCGTCGTTCCCGACAAGATGAGCCGCGAGAAGGTCGCCCACCTGCGCGCGCTGGGCGCCGAGGTGATCATCACGCGCAGCGATGTCGGCAAGGGGCACCCCGAGTACTACCAGGATCTGGCGGCGCGCCTCGCCGTCGAGCGGCCGGACTGCTGGCACGTCGACCAGTTCGCCAACCCGGCCAACCCCCGGGCGCACGAGCGCGGCACGGGTCCG